Proteins encoded in a region of the Flavobacterium sp. MDT1-60 genome:
- a CDS encoding TonB-dependent siderophore receptor yields the protein MTLKKRFAFCLLLLCQILLAQNDSITKLKTVVVSDANLKKYSTSQSVLKLNDSVINKNEALLTDLLNFNSTIYFKEYGRGMLSTVAFRGTTSSQTAVIWNGININSQMNGSTDFNTISGSDYNSVSVKAGGGSVIYGSGAVGGTVHLNNDLSFYKRFENNLKLDYGSFNTIGINYKTTISNEKWSAQIGFSKNSSTNDYKYLNQYTWKGEQRWNQNGQYDVFTMSANLGYKFDAKNSLKLYSQTSNTDRNTSLITETETKSKYVNGFNRNLLEYDGNFGKFTTNLKTAYIFENYQYFADNSTNQYTFGKTESFIAKGDLGYTFFKSTQINGILDYNRTKGFGSGFGDNTREISSAALLIKQDFSKDWKSEFGIRKEFTDNYKSPVLFSLGSSYQFGKLYNLKLNLSRNFRIPTFNDLYWEEGGNPDLKPESSYQAEIGNVFTYKNISFTQTFYYIKINDLLRWVPGSNGIWTPQNTDKVNTYGTETLLSWKKQYGKNYFGANATYAYTVSEDLETNKQLFFVPFNKVTAAVSYSRNTISAYYQFLYNGFVYRQADNDPNEIVDAYMVSNIGIDYDFKFLSSFKLGFQVLNLWNENYESLENRPMPGRNFNMYLNLKF from the coding sequence ATGACTTTAAAAAAACGTTTCGCTTTTTGTTTGCTGTTGCTGTGCCAGATTCTTTTGGCGCAAAATGATTCTATTACAAAACTGAAAACGGTTGTAGTTTCTGACGCTAATCTTAAAAAATATTCCACTTCACAATCGGTTTTAAAGCTTAATGATTCTGTCATCAATAAAAATGAAGCTTTATTAACGGATCTTTTAAATTTCAATTCAACCATTTATTTCAAAGAATACGGACGCGGCATGCTTTCGACAGTTGCCTTTAGAGGAACAACTTCATCGCAGACAGCTGTAATCTGGAACGGAATCAACATCAATTCTCAAATGAACGGAAGTACTGATTTTAATACAATTTCAGGTTCCGATTATAATTCGGTTAGCGTAAAAGCCGGTGGAGGAAGTGTTATTTATGGAAGTGGCGCCGTGGGAGGAACTGTACATTTAAATAATGATTTGAGTTTCTACAAACGTTTTGAGAATAATCTGAAATTGGATTACGGGAGTTTCAATACTATCGGAATCAATTATAAAACTACTATTTCGAACGAAAAATGGAGTGCTCAGATTGGTTTTTCTAAAAACAGTTCGACAAACGATTACAAATACCTGAATCAATATACCTGGAAAGGCGAACAGCGCTGGAACCAAAACGGACAATATGATGTTTTTACCATGAGCGCCAATTTAGGTTATAAATTTGATGCAAAAAACAGTTTAAAATTATACAGCCAAACCTCTAACACAGACCGAAATACTTCGCTAATAACAGAAACAGAAACCAAAAGCAAGTACGTTAATGGCTTCAATCGAAATTTATTGGAATACGATGGGAATTTTGGCAAGTTTACTACCAATTTAAAAACCGCCTATATTTTCGAGAACTATCAATATTTTGCCGATAATTCGACTAATCAATATACTTTCGGAAAAACGGAAAGCTTTATTGCTAAAGGTGATTTAGGATATACCTTTTTTAAATCGACACAAATAAACGGAATTTTAGATTACAACCGAACCAAAGGTTTTGGAAGTGGTTTTGGTGATAATACCAGAGAAATTAGTTCTGCAGCATTATTGATAAAACAAGATTTTTCAAAAGATTGGAAAAGCGAATTTGGCATCAGAAAAGAATTTACGGATAATTATAAATCGCCTGTTTTATTCTCTTTGGGATCTTCTTATCAATTTGGAAAATTATATAATTTGAAATTGAATTTGTCCCGAAATTTCAGAATTCCAACCTTCAATGATTTGTATTGGGAAGAAGGCGGAAATCCGGATTTGAAACCTGAAAGTTCTTATCAGGCAGAAATTGGAAATGTGTTTACTTATAAAAACATTTCGTTTACGCAGACTTTCTACTATATCAAAATCAACGATTTATTGCGTTGGGTTCCCGGAAGCAACGGAATCTGGACACCGCAAAACACAGATAAGGTCAATACTTACGGAACCGAAACTTTATTGAGTTGGAAAAAACAGTATGGCAAAAATTATTTTGGCGCCAATGCCACTTATGCCTACACGGTTTCGGAAGATCTGGAGACAAACAAACAACTCTTTTTTGTTCCTTTTAATAAAGTTACGGCAGCAGTTTCTTATTCCAGAAATACTATTTCAGCTTATTATCAATTTTTGTATAACGGTTTTGTCTATAGACAAGCTGATAATGATCCAAATGAAATTGTAGATGCTTATATGGTTTCAAATATAGGAATCGATTATGATTTTAAATTTTTAAGCTCTTTCAAACTAGGATTTCAGGTTTTAAATCTTTGGAATGAAAATTATGAAAGCCTTGAAAACAGACCAATGCCAGGAAGAAATTTTAATATGTACTTAAACCTTAAATTTTAA
- a CDS encoding RNA polymerase sigma factor: MNQVAFIELINPFKDKVFRLAKRLLTSTEEAEDATQEVMVKLWNKKENLDAYNNIEAVAMTMTKNYCLDQLKSKRAGNLKIVHNNYTDREPQLDKKLEDSDSLEWVEKIINQLPEQLQILIQLRDVEQYEFDEIAKIVNMNETAIRVALSRARKKIRESMVNTHSYGIR; this comes from the coding sequence ATGAATCAAGTTGCATTTATAGAATTGATTAATCCTTTTAAAGACAAAGTTTTTCGTCTGGCAAAAAGATTACTCACTAGTACTGAAGAAGCTGAAGATGCAACACAGGAAGTAATGGTGAAATTATGGAACAAAAAAGAGAATTTAGACGCCTATAATAATATAGAAGCTGTCGCGATGACAATGACCAAGAATTATTGCCTGGATCAGTTAAAATCTAAAAGAGCCGGAAATTTAAAAATCGTTCATAATAACTATACAGATCGTGAACCACAGTTAGACAAAAAACTGGAAGATTCTGATAGTTTGGAATGGGTCGAGAAAATTATAAATCAGTTGCCCGAGCAACTCCAAATATTAATTCAGCTTCGCGATGTTGAGCAATATGAATTTGATGAAATTGCGAAAATTGTCAACATGAATGAAACTGCTATTCGGGTAGCACTTTCGAGAGCGAGAAAAAAAATAAGAGAATCAATGGTTAATACACACAGTTATG
- a CDS encoding YncE family protein, protein MKLTRLFLVALSVSLFVSCSNDDDNNDPKGVYDNGFFILNEGNSDGGSVSFVSDDLANFTADVYKTANATDFAGVYLQNIFFDGDKAYIIAGGSNVINVVNRYTFKLIAKVETGLANPRYGVVKDGKAYVTNANTYSYINPATGDTDDYIAVIDLATNKVESKIELGATANRILLENNKLYITDSSNDKVLVVNPATKTLETPVTIGYSGDSMEVEDGILYVLRAPYGNNRSEIVKVKLSDKSVTKITFPASLDRAGYLDIYNDKVYYTSNNSVYAITTNATAASTTAIATASLPAGGSIYGFAVNDDKIFIADGGDFGSNSKAYIYNLSGSLQKELTVGVGPNGFYFND, encoded by the coding sequence ATGAAGTTAACCAGATTATTTTTAGTAGCATTAAGCGTATCGCTTTTTGTTTCTTGTTCAAACGATGATGACAATAATGATCCAAAAGGAGTATATGATAATGGTTTTTTCATCTTAAACGAAGGAAATTCTGATGGTGGTTCAGTTTCTTTCGTAAGTGATGATTTAGCCAATTTTACAGCAGATGTTTACAAAACCGCAAATGCTACTGACTTTGCTGGAGTATATCTTCAAAACATCTTTTTTGATGGAGATAAAGCGTATATCATTGCTGGTGGATCAAACGTAATTAACGTTGTAAACAGATATACTTTTAAATTAATTGCAAAAGTTGAAACAGGTCTTGCTAACCCAAGATACGGAGTTGTAAAAGACGGAAAAGCTTATGTAACGAATGCAAACACTTACTCATACATCAACCCGGCAACTGGAGATACTGATGATTATATTGCAGTAATTGATTTGGCTACTAATAAAGTAGAATCTAAAATCGAATTGGGCGCAACTGCAAATAGAATTTTATTGGAAAACAATAAATTATACATTACAGATTCTTCTAATGATAAGGTATTGGTAGTAAACCCTGCAACAAAAACATTAGAAACTCCGGTAACAATTGGTTACAGTGGTGACAGTATGGAAGTTGAAGATGGTATTTTATATGTTTTGAGAGCTCCTTATGGTAATAATAGAAGTGAAATTGTAAAAGTAAAATTATCTGATAAGTCGGTTACTAAAATTACTTTCCCTGCATCTTTAGACAGAGCCGGATACTTAGACATTTATAATGATAAGGTTTATTATACCTCTAACAACTCAGTATACGCAATTACGACTAACGCAACAGCAGCTTCAACGACAGCAATTGCAACTGCAAGTCTACCTGCAGGCGGTTCAATTTATGGTTTTGCTGTAAACGATGATAAAATATTTATTGCTGATGGTGGTGATTTCGGATCCAACAGCAAAGCTTACATCTACAACTTAAGTGGAAGTTTGCAAAAAGAATTAACGGTTGGTGTAGGACCAAATGGTTTTTACTTCAACGATTAA
- a CDS encoding S41 family peptidase, with the protein MKTILKSLLLVFLLAFALQSCEDQDDVAAPADLQVNDFIWKGLNQFYLWQPDVPNLADDRFSSQEALNSFLKGYSEPDDLFQDLLNKPSSKFPKGQAIDRFSWIVDDYTVLEGELQGTTKNDGVDFRLSYKPGSTTELVGFVRYIIPNSDASTKDIKRGDLFTAVNGTQLTVSNYQGLLNADSYTLNMATINGTTITSNGKTVALVKTTLDENPIFINKVIVSGSHKIGYLMYNGFYANYDAQLNDAFATLKSQGITDFVLDLRYNGGGSIQTASRLASMITGQFATKIFAKEKWNPKVNEYYESEDPESLNVRFPDKIDGAAINSLNLSKIYIITTDGTASASELVINGLVPYISVVQVGETTVGKNVGSVTLYDSPSFGKTNRNPNHKYAMQPLVLKIVNSAGFGEYTDGLAPTYEQLEYITNMGVLGDPSEPLLNLTISKITGSTAKKIQQDRTQALRTFTNVKAMNGIRNQMYIEKAPEGLLRALK; encoded by the coding sequence ATGAAAACAATATTAAAGAGTTTATTGCTTGTGTTTTTGCTGGCTTTTGCGCTGCAATCATGCGAAGATCAGGATGATGTTGCTGCTCCGGCAGATTTACAAGTGAATGATTTTATCTGGAAAGGATTGAATCAGTTTTACTTATGGCAACCTGATGTTCCTAATTTAGCTGATGATCGTTTTAGCTCTCAGGAAGCGCTTAACTCTTTTTTAAAAGGATATTCTGAACCCGATGATTTATTTCAGGATTTACTGAATAAACCAAGTAGTAAATTCCCAAAAGGGCAGGCAATTGACCGTTTTAGCTGGATTGTTGACGATTATACTGTTTTGGAAGGAGAACTTCAGGGAACTACAAAAAATGATGGAGTAGATTTTAGATTGAGTTACAAACCGGGAAGTACAACAGAATTAGTTGGGTTTGTTCGTTACATTATTCCAAATTCTGACGCTTCAACTAAAGATATTAAACGTGGTGATCTTTTTACAGCCGTAAACGGAACACAATTAACAGTTTCAAATTATCAGGGACTTTTGAATGCTGACAGCTATACACTGAATATGGCAACTATCAATGGAACAACCATTACTTCTAATGGTAAAACAGTGGCTTTGGTTAAAACTACATTAGATGAAAATCCAATTTTTATCAATAAAGTAATTGTATCGGGAAGCCATAAAATTGGTTATTTAATGTATAACGGATTTTATGCTAATTATGATGCCCAGCTTAATGATGCTTTTGCTACATTAAAATCACAAGGAATAACTGATTTTGTTTTGGATTTAAGATATAATGGTGGAGGTTCGATTCAAACAGCATCAAGATTAGCAAGTATGATTACTGGTCAGTTTGCTACTAAAATTTTTGCTAAAGAAAAATGGAATCCAAAGGTAAATGAATATTACGAAAGCGAAGATCCGGAATCGTTGAATGTCAGGTTTCCTGATAAAATAGACGGAGCTGCAATCAATAGCCTGAATTTATCTAAAATATATATCATTACTACAGATGGAACTGCTTCTGCAAGTGAATTGGTTATCAACGGACTTGTACCTTATATTTCTGTAGTTCAGGTAGGAGAGACGACGGTTGGTAAAAATGTAGGTTCAGTTACTTTGTATGATTCACCTAGTTTCGGGAAAACAAACAGAAATCCAAATCATAAATATGCTATGCAACCTTTAGTTTTAAAAATTGTAAACTCTGCTGGTTTTGGAGAATATACAGACGGGTTAGCCCCAACTTATGAGCAATTAGAATATATTACCAATATGGGGGTTTTAGGAGATCCATCTGAACCTTTATTGAATTTAACAATTTCTAAAATTACAGGTTCAACCGCGAAGAAAATACAACAAGACAGAACGCAAGCTTTAAGAACGTTTACTAATGTTAAAGCAATGAACGGAATAAGAAATCAAATGTATATTGAAAAGGCACCGGAAGGGCTTTTAAGAGCATTGAAATAG